The DNA sequence AGATTCGTGCGCACCAGATAGGCCGTACCTGCCACGGTGAAACGCGAAACCACAGACTGGGGTTCATGCTCATTCCACACCCCACGGTTCGCCATCGCCCTCGCGTTCGCGTCGAGGAGTTCATCGCTTACATTCCCCCAGCACCCCACTTCATGCCGGAGGATGAGACCCCCGATGGCCCGGCAGCCCTGTAGTTCATCCCCGTGGACTTGCGCGAGAGTGGAGTACGCCTTGCTCGTCACGAGGACCACCCCGACGAACACAACCTTGTACTGAAAACGCTCTTCGACCGGGTTACTCATTGAACACCTCCTAAGGGTCGCGGTCACGGGCAGATTGACCCAATGCCGCCGCCAACTATTCATACGGAGCGCTGACGCGGAGCAGGAATGGGCTCTCGGGGGTCGTACCGTCCTCAGGTGTGCCCTTCGTTTCCACTGAAGGCTGAAGGTGCCCGTTGGCTCGACATTCGCCGGGCCTACAAAGAAGAGGCTGGTTCGGGTCTTCGCCGTTGAGGGCATGAACCGTCCCGACCAAGGGTAGAAGGGGCCTGTCATGGAGTATCGGATCCCGGATCATCTGATTCACAAGTTCGTCAACGCCGAGTATGTCGCGGCTATGCTCCACCGGAACGTCAAGACGATCCGGCGTTGGGCGAACGAGGGTCTCATCCCTTCCATCCGGTTGAACAGCCGAGTCCGACTGTTCCACCCCGAAAGCGTGCTGGAGTCGCTGCGGCGGCGCGAATACATGTCGGCGATACCACGCCCAAAATACGACACTCAAGCGAGGCCGTCCGTCACGCTGTGCCAGCTTTAGGGGCGACTCCGTGGGGCGGCGACTTCAATGGAGGCTACAGCAGTGTTATGAGCAGTGATCTTGTGTGTTATGAGGAGTGCCACACGAGAACTACGCGGCGATCCACTTCTCATAACACAGCGTCGAGGGGTCGAACTCGGGCGATGATTCTTGCCACCCCCGGAAAACCCTCGTGTTTACGCAAAGAATGAGGGGCCATTAACGCGCACAAATGTCTGTCCTCGCACATGCGAATGCCGCCCATAACACAACCACACCGGGCTCTCAACGGAAGAGAGGGGTTTGTTTTTAGCCGGAAGACCGGTGGTGCAGGTTACCCCGCAAACGGGAAGTGCAGCCGAGACGCCGCGTCCTGCTTGGCCCGTTCGCCTCGACGGTCGTAACGTGCAGTCGTCGTGGGGCTGGCATGCCCGGCGAGAGCCTGTACGGCCACCAGATCGGCCCCGGCGTCGAGGAGGCCGCTCACGAAGGTGCGTCGCAGGTCGTGCGGGCTAAAGTCTCCGACTCCGGCCTTGCTTGCCAGCTTGCGGAGGATGTCGAGGACGCTCTGAGGCGAAAGGCCATGCTCCCGGACGATCTGTCCGCCCTTAAGGGTGGGATAGAACAACGGTCCTGCTTCGGCACCCCGAACGGCCAGCCACGCTTCGACCGCCTTTGCGGCTCCGTTTGTGAGGTAGACGAGCCGTTCCTTCCGACCCTTACCGGAAACCCGCAGTTCGCCGGTCTCGGGTTTGTAGCTGTCCACCTTCAGGGCGACTACCTCCGCCCGGCGTAGCCCGCCGCTGAACAAGACGGCCAACAGGGCCGCGTCGCGTCGGCCGGTCGCAGTGGGATCACCTTGGCACGCGGCAACGAGGGCGGCGACTTCGCCGTGGGTCAGCATCCGGCCCACGGGCAGCCGAGAACCCCGGACGGTCTGTACGTCGGCGACCCGGTGGTACGCTTCGGCGCTCATCTGGCCGAGTTTCCATGACTCCTTCAACACGCCCCGGAGAGCGGCCAGCATCTTGTTGACGTTCGCCGGGGCGTACCGTTCGGCCAACGCCGCCCGGAGGGCCTGCACATGCTGATAGCCAAGTTGCGACCATGGCAGGGAGAAGGCGTCGGCCCGGCCACCGGAGACCAGAGCAGCCATGGTGTCGAGGGCCTGCTTCATGGTTCGTCGCGAACCCTCCCCAAGCCGGGCGAGGTACACCGCGACCGGGTGCTGGTCTGCCGGAGTGACGACGGCCAGCGAAGTCGGGGAAGCGGGTGTCGTTATATCGGACGCGGTTTCCATGGGCCGTTTCTCTGTGAGAACTCTGATTCTCATAGACAAACATCCAATACGTTTGGGGGGCAGGCAAGCCGAAAATGACCGGCGTGGATGGGGTGCCGGGCATCGTTGGGCACGCCGCCGGGTGGCTCGGCAAAGAACTTTATTTTGCCCACCCCTTCTGGCAGGCCCCCCATGAAGGACACCCCCGGACGCGGGGGTCTCCCGTGCGCGTGCGTCATGGCCCATAATGCTACTGGATGGCCGCACCGCCGGATGAATGTGATTGATCCAGAGACTGCGGTTCAGCGATGAATGAGGGAGCGATCCGGGAACCAGAACACAGCAGGAACCGGCCCTCGTCGTCCGGCAGCGCCTGCAGGTTGTCGGTCATCGTTTCGGCTCCAATCAGGTAATATGCCAGATAATGTGGTATCGAACCTGATTTCAATACCACATTAAGTGACTTCGTACCCGATCAGTCCTTCTTCTCCCATTCGGCATCCGGGCCGCGCCGCACGCACTTGATCTTCCTTGACACCTTCAGTCGGTTCAGCACCTTCCGCACGGTCTCGCGGCTGACGCCGGGACACAGTTCCTCAATCTGTGTGATCCGGAACCGGGCGGGCAGCCGTTCGATGGCTTGGGCCACCAGTTCACCTTTGGCCCCGCGTGCCGTCGTGAAGGTGCCCACCCGCTCGGAGAATTCGCGGTATGCCGCCAGCACCGTCCCGGCCCAGTAGCTCCACCACGGCGTCAGGTCGTGTTCGCCGTCGTGCCAATCCTGCGACGACTTGTACAACGTCTCGTAGTAGCTCTCCTTGGTCCGCTCGATGATCCGTTCGAGGCTGATGTATCGCCCGACATGGAACCCGGCCTGATACAGCAGAAGCAGCGTCAGGAGCCGGGCCATCCGCCCGTTGCCGTCGGCGAAGGGGTGGATGCACAGGAAGTCGAGGACGAATGACGGGATCAGCAGCAGAGGGTCGATCCGGCCTTCATCGGTTTCGTGTTGATAAAGGTGGCAGAGTTCCTGTACATGCTTTGGCGTGCCGACCGCCGACACCGGCTGAAAACGTAATCGCGTCCGGCCATCGGGGAGATGCTCGACGATGCGGTTGTCCTTGGTCTTGAACTTGCCGCCACCGCCTTGCACCAGCCGAAACATGTCGCCGTGCATCTGGAGGATCAGCTTGGGCGAGAGTTTCATGTCGGCGTGGCGACCGTGGATCATGTCCAGCACGGCGCGGTAACCAGCCACCTCCTGCTCGGGACGATCCTTGGGCCGGACTTTCTTGGCCATCAGTTCCTTGAACCGATCCGCAGGGACGGTCACGCCCTCGATCCGGTTCGAGCTTTCGGTCGATTGAATGATCGCCACCTGCCGCAGCGTCTCCAGCATCTCGGGACTCTGCTGGGCATACAGGTCTTGCTTACCCTGAAAGGTGCCGATCTGGCGGATCGTGGATACCAATTCGTGCGCGACGCGTTGATGGCGGATATGGTCGTGTTGAAAGGATCGCATGAGTACTCCTACCGTTCCAGCGGAAAGCCCAGATCCTTGAGGTTCCGCCGGATGGCCTTCTCCAGCTTGGCCGATTCGGCACACTGCTCGGCCAGCGTGTCCGTCACGCCTCATGGCGGAGGGCGTCCGCACTGCCGCAGTCTCGTTGATCATTGTCCTCTCGTGGCCATGAGGCGTCCAGAGCTATTCGCTGCCGAGGTTGTCCGTCTCTACCAGAGCAGGCCCCGGCCACGTTCGCGTCTCCAGCCGCTCCACCCTCGTTGTTCGATCCACTCTTCCCGGCGTGGACAGCCTGCCGCCACCCACTCCAGCATCTCCACGACGCTCCATCGGGCGCATGAGTTGAACTTGAAGCGGAGCGGAGGCGGGATACGGTCTGACAGGGCAAGCTGGCGGACTCGTGCGACGGTGACCTGAAGGAACCGGGCCATGTCCGGCGCATCGAGCAACAGCCGCCCGGATTCTCGAAGGACATCGACCTTCGGGCGTAGGATGATCCGGCACTGGTACGGTGGTCGTCGGGGCATCGCTCACCTCCTGCGGCTCGTTGGAGCATCCACGTCAATCGAAAGCGCCTTCCCCCGAATCCGTTGCCATGTCTCGTCCGGTGGGCAGCCGGTATCGACCCACGCCACGATTTCCCGGATGGACCATCGCTTGAGCCTGCGGATCTGGACCGGTCTGGGCATGGCTCCGCAGTTGGCCAGCAGCCACACCGTCCGTTGCGACAGATTCAGCAATCGGGCGACCTCGCGCATGTCGAGGAGGTACTGGCCGGGTGGAATGCCCCAGTCGATGGCTGGCCGATTGAGCAGGGAGGCAGCCTTCTGCCGCTCTTCCGGACTCACCTCCACGGCGGCGGGCGCGGGGTTGGGCGAGACGGAAGCCACCGGGGGCGGCGGTGCCTCCACCCTCTGCTCGCGAAGCGTCTTGGTGATCGTCTCGCGGATTTCGCGGGCCAGCCGGTCGAAAAAGGCGGGGGGCACATGGAGCGTGGTTTCCAGCTTCAACGGTATCGGAGTCTCGGGCGTTGTCACAGCGAATCCTCCAACAAGGAAAGGGACGCTGGCATGGTCTCGATAGGAACGGCAGTGGTCAACTGTTTGGAAAGGGGCGGAGGATGTCGATGCGAACGAAGCGGGACGTTCGTGCCGACGCCGAGGTGTCGAGACGAGGTCATGGCGGTGGCATCGAACTCGGCCATCGTAGAGGCCCATGGTTCCTCTGCGACTCCCGCCGCCTTGATCGGTCGGAGCTTCACCCTCCGAGGTTCGCGCGTCGCGTAAGTCGCCCCGGTTTCCTATGTCGCTACGGTCGGCTTATGTCGCTACGCAGAAAGTGCAAAAAACGTTGATTTTGTTGGGAATTCTAAAAAGATTTTCTTGCTTGGGAAGCTGGCATTCTACCACTGAATTACGCCCGCGATTCTAAGTCGCTTTCTATCGGCGACTTGCATCTGCAGGCCGCGCGTCTTCCGGCCAATTCTAGACAGTGTTTTAGACACTGCAGAGCTCTCCCTTGTCGTTGTCTGCATCGGCCTGCGATCTGCGGCGGCCAGAACGCCGCGTCCATCACCTGAAGAATATCCGACCCGGCCCGCCTTGGCAAGCATCTTGGCGTTCGGCCGAGCGCTTTGCGGCACGGACCCGCTGAGATTCGTCGATTCACCGGACTCACCTTCCGG is a window from the Phycisphaerae bacterium genome containing:
- a CDS encoding helix-turn-helix domain-containing protein, coding for MEYRIPDHLIHKFVNAEYVAAMLHRNVKTIRRWANEGLIPSIRLNSRVRLFHPESVLESLRRREYMSAIPRPKYDTQARPSVTLCQL
- a CDS encoding tyrosine-type recombinase/integrase translates to METASDITTPASPTSLAVVTPADQHPVAVYLARLGEGSRRTMKQALDTMAALVSGGRADAFSLPWSQLGYQHVQALRAALAERYAPANVNKMLAALRGVLKESWKLGQMSAEAYHRVADVQTVRGSRLPVGRMLTHGEVAALVAACQGDPTATGRRDAALLAVLFSGGLRRAEVVALKVDSYKPETGELRVSGKGRKERLVYLTNGAAKAVEAWLAVRGAEAGPLFYPTLKGGQIVREHGLSPQSVLDILRKLASKAGVGDFSPHDLRRTFVSGLLDAGADLVAVQALAGHASPTTTARYDRRGERAKQDAASRLHFPFAG
- a CDS encoding Fic family protein, translating into MRSFQHDHIRHQRVAHELVSTIRQIGTFQGKQDLYAQQSPEMLETLRQVAIIQSTESSNRIEGVTVPADRFKELMAKKVRPKDRPEQEVAGYRAVLDMIHGRHADMKLSPKLILQMHGDMFRLVQGGGGKFKTKDNRIVEHLPDGRTRLRFQPVSAVGTPKHVQELCHLYQHETDEGRIDPLLLIPSFVLDFLCIHPFADGNGRMARLLTLLLLYQAGFHVGRYISLERIIERTKESYYETLYKSSQDWHDGEHDLTPWWSYWAGTVLAAYREFSERVGTFTTARGAKGELVAQAIERLPARFRITQIEELCPGVSRETVRKVLNRLKVSRKIKCVRRGPDAEWEKKD